A portion of the Halobacillus ihumii genome contains these proteins:
- the abc-f gene encoding ribosomal protection-like ABC-F family protein, with translation MIIVKDVYKIIGGKVLFESLTFEINEGQKIGLVGRNGSGKSTLFRLITKEETLDGGDLFIKKGLSIGYLKQIPDRFKGTAKEYLETAFSELHHLLIDMQRLEREMLDPDKMEKALQHYGEVQDQFTERGGYEMEAMISQVANGLHIEELLDLPYDDLSGGEKTKLSLAKILLEKPDVLLLDEPTNHLDIVAIEWLEQYLIQYKGAVCIISHDRSFLDHTVSNIVDLESGEAQHYKGNYSSFEHQKEEQLLAEFHQYQEQQKKIKKMKEAIRRLRQWANEANPPNPKLFKKAKSMERALEKMEKINRPIIDPKKMGLTLQAEGRSGNDVLTAEEVTKGYQGRLILDEINLNLRYKERLAIVGANGSGKSTLLKLLLQQEVPDAGTIKQGSSIQIGYLPQNPLDGVNEQQRMIDYFREHIRVTEGQARHLLAAFMFYGYDVFQKIANLSGGERMRLKLAIFMHEGVNLLVLDEPTNHLDVESQEVLEEALEHFEGTVVGVSHDRYFLNRCFKETAYLVGGMLYRYLGSYNETKEKWNKLTDKPVKRASSSSKMETSKSTKKDTTVEEKIIKLEQDLNDIDEVMKRKTDVDELMTLQEKKDVLTEHIDLLYETWLN, from the coding sequence ATGATTATAGTGAAAGATGTGTACAAAATTATAGGCGGCAAAGTGTTGTTTGAATCACTTACCTTTGAAATAAATGAAGGACAGAAGATAGGTTTAGTAGGTAGAAATGGGAGCGGCAAGTCCACGCTGTTTCGATTAATTACAAAGGAAGAGACACTTGATGGGGGAGACCTCTTTATTAAAAAAGGCTTGTCAATCGGTTATTTAAAGCAAATTCCAGATCGGTTTAAAGGTACGGCTAAAGAATATTTAGAAACTGCTTTTTCAGAGCTTCACCATTTATTAATTGATATGCAGCGTCTTGAAAGAGAAATGCTGGATCCAGATAAAATGGAAAAGGCACTTCAACATTATGGAGAAGTCCAGGATCAGTTTACAGAACGAGGCGGCTATGAAATGGAAGCTATGATTAGCCAGGTAGCTAATGGCCTTCATATCGAAGAGCTGCTTGATTTACCTTATGATGATTTGAGCGGAGGGGAGAAAACTAAGCTTTCACTTGCCAAAATTTTATTAGAAAAGCCTGATGTCTTGTTGCTGGATGAACCGACTAACCATCTGGATATTGTAGCGATCGAATGGCTCGAACAATACTTGATTCAGTATAAGGGCGCTGTCTGTATTATTTCCCATGACCGTTCATTCCTGGATCATACTGTTTCAAACATTGTCGATCTCGAGTCTGGTGAGGCCCAGCATTATAAAGGAAATTACTCTTCTTTTGAACATCAGAAAGAGGAGCAATTGCTGGCAGAATTCCATCAGTATCAAGAACAGCAGAAGAAAATAAAGAAAATGAAGGAAGCCATTAGACGGCTGAGACAATGGGCTAACGAAGCTAATCCTCCCAACCCTAAGTTGTTTAAAAAAGCTAAGAGTATGGAGCGAGCCTTAGAAAAAATGGAAAAAATCAACCGTCCGATTATCGACCCTAAGAAAATGGGCTTAACGCTTCAAGCGGAAGGCCGCAGCGGTAATGACGTTCTAACGGCTGAAGAGGTTACAAAAGGGTATCAAGGACGTCTGATCTTGGATGAAATCAATTTAAATCTTCGCTATAAAGAGCGGCTTGCAATTGTAGGAGCAAATGGAAGTGGTAAATCAACTCTTCTTAAACTGCTGCTTCAGCAGGAAGTGCCGGATGCAGGTACTATAAAGCAGGGAAGTTCTATTCAAATTGGGTACTTGCCTCAAAATCCATTAGATGGGGTTAATGAGCAACAGCGAATGATCGATTATTTCAGAGAGCATATTAGGGTAACAGAAGGACAGGCGAGACATTTGCTGGCAGCGTTTATGTTTTATGGGTATGATGTATTTCAGAAAATCGCTAATTTAAGCGGCGGGGAACGGATGCGTCTCAAGCTGGCCATCTTTATGCATGAAGGAGTTAATTTGTTAGTGCTTGATGAGCCAACCAACCATCTGGATGTTGAATCACAAGAAGTCTTAGAAGAAGCCCTTGAGCATTTTGAAGGGACAGTTGTTGGCGTTTCACATGATCGTTATTTTTTAAACAGATGCTTTAAGGAAACAGCTTATCTCGTCGGGGGAATGCTCTATCGATATTTAGGATCCTATAATGAAACGAAGGAAAAGTGGAATAAATTAACAGACAAACCTGTTAAAAGGGCATCATCATCATCTAAGATGGAGACTTCCAAATCAACGAAAAAAGATACAACTGTAGAAGAGAAGATTATAAAGCTTGAACAGGATCTGAATGATATAGATGAGGTGATGAAACGGAAAACGGATGTGGATGAATTGATGACATTGCAGGAAAAGAAAGATGTTTTGACTGAACATATAGACCTGCTGTATGAAACTTGGTTAAATTAG
- a CDS encoding SDR family oxidoreductase: MRVLVIGANGKVGKHIVDKLRDYGHEPVPMVRDTDQIPQFEEKGLKPVLGDLEKDFESAFYNIEAVIFAAGSGPHTGADKTILIDQEGAIKAVDRSKYFGIKKFVMLSSIAADRPEPTPDTIRHYMYAKHRADEHLKQSGLNYTIVRPGILTNDAGTGKVKLQNHVNGFEEIPREDVAETLSFLLSEPKALNESFDLVSGEQRIQETLTN, encoded by the coding sequence GTGCGTGTTTTAGTAATAGGGGCAAATGGTAAAGTAGGAAAACATATTGTTGATAAGTTACGAGATTATGGGCATGAACCAGTACCCATGGTCAGGGACACTGATCAAATCCCACAGTTTGAGGAGAAGGGGCTTAAACCAGTTCTTGGCGATCTGGAAAAAGACTTTGAATCTGCATTTTACAATATAGAAGCGGTTATTTTCGCAGCTGGATCTGGTCCGCATACGGGCGCTGATAAGACGATTCTGATTGACCAGGAGGGGGCTATCAAAGCCGTTGACCGTTCCAAGTATTTCGGCATTAAGAAATTCGTGATGTTAAGTTCTATAGCTGCCGATCGACCAGAACCTACCCCAGATACGATCAGGCATTACATGTACGCCAAACATAGGGCTGATGAACACTTGAAACAGTCGGGCTTGAATTATACGATTGTTCGCCCAGGTATACTAACGAACGATGCAGGCACAGGTAAAGTTAAACTTCAAAACCATGTGAACGGCTTTGAAGAAATTCCTCGTGAGGATGTAGCCGAAACACTTTCTTTTTTACTGTCTGAGCCTAAAGCATTAAATGAGAGTTTTGACTTAGTCAGTGGGGAACAGCGCATTCAAGAAACTTTAACAAATTAA
- a CDS encoding glutaredoxin family protein: MIDHEVVVYTSNDCVQCEKVISKLREWDVAFEERNISSDKTHFKDLQAQRIYATPATFINSMKILGYQERKLRRTLGIPYDEHFQKSTNISS, from the coding sequence ATGATTGATCACGAGGTTGTAGTTTACACCAGTAATGATTGTGTGCAATGTGAAAAGGTTATATCAAAATTGAGAGAATGGGATGTAGCATTTGAAGAACGAAACATTTCTAGCGACAAGACGCATTTTAAAGATTTACAAGCGCAACGTATCTATGCTACTCCTGCTACCTTTATTAACAGTATGAAGATTTTGGGTTATCAGGAACGCAAGTTGAGACGAACACTCGGTATCCCTTACGATGAGCACTTTCAAAAATCAACAAATATATCATCATAA
- a CDS encoding YppG family protein, whose product MNEKVELIVYTYPYNSYYPYCQLDSRANTPPLYYNHYNPYGNFASPPNPMWNQGMYTYNYPYTYGYGHQGYNEGEPAAATKGSVVSYFQDEEGQLDFDKMMSTTGQVMQTIQQVSPIVKGIGSFVKGMK is encoded by the coding sequence ATGAATGAAAAGGTGGAACTAATTGTGTACACGTATCCTTATAATTCTTATTACCCTTATTGCCAATTAGATAGCCGTGCAAATACACCCCCTCTCTACTATAATCATTACAACCCTTACGGTAATTTCGCCTCGCCACCTAATCCCATGTGGAATCAGGGGATGTACACCTACAACTATCCTTACACATATGGTTACGGACATCAGGGATATAATGAAGGTGAACCTGCAGCAGCCACCAAGGGCAGTGTTGTTTCCTATTTTCAAGATGAAGAGGGACAGCTGGATTTTGATAAGATGATGTCTACAACAGGTCAGGTCATGCAAACCATTCAGCAAGTTTCCCCAATTGTTAAAGGAATAGGGTCTTTCGTAAAAGGGATGAAATGA
- a CDS encoding DegV family protein: MSIQLIIDGGADLPQAMVEHHNLKIVPLNLHFDEEHYKTGLTIDLPIFYKKLKEATTLPATSSPSPNDFYDKYKEVDMDTPIIVLALTQGLSSTYESAVIGKKMLLEEEPDRSIAILNTKTASCGIALLVHEASTKAASGIKFEELVTHMEKKIEQTTTLFILKTLENVIKGGRLDKVKGAIAKTLNIKLLMKATEEGTIEVAEKVRGNKKSLRRFIEQIGEYSHQFEDKVIAISHSNDEERGKSVLKSIRDRYNFKDSIFTEMGPIISTHAGEGGIVIAFFKD, from the coding sequence ATGTCAATTCAACTTATTATTGATGGAGGGGCCGATTTACCTCAAGCTATGGTTGAACATCATAACTTAAAAATAGTCCCGCTAAACCTTCATTTTGATGAAGAACACTATAAAACGGGATTGACGATAGATTTACCAATATTTTACAAAAAGCTAAAAGAAGCCACTACGCTTCCTGCTACCTCTTCTCCTAGTCCTAATGATTTTTACGACAAGTATAAAGAAGTAGACATGGATACACCTATTATTGTTCTAGCGCTCACACAGGGTTTAAGCAGTACTTACGAGAGTGCCGTCATCGGAAAAAAGATGCTGCTTGAAGAAGAGCCTGACCGTTCTATAGCTATACTTAATACGAAAACAGCTTCCTGTGGAATCGCCCTTCTGGTCCATGAAGCCTCTACGAAGGCAGCAAGCGGCATTAAGTTTGAGGAGCTCGTCACTCATATGGAGAAGAAAATCGAGCAGACCACGACTCTCTTCATCTTAAAAACGCTTGAAAATGTAATCAAGGGCGGACGTCTTGATAAAGTTAAGGGGGCCATTGCAAAAACCCTTAACATTAAACTTCTTATGAAAGCTACTGAAGAAGGCACAATTGAAGTGGCCGAAAAGGTACGGGGGAACAAGAAATCACTCCGCCGCTTCATCGAACAAATCGGGGAATATTCCCACCAATTTGAAGACAAAGTGATTGCAATTTCTCATAGTAATGATGAAGAGCGCGGCAAATCAGTTCTTAAAAGTATCAGAGACCGTTATAACTTTAAAGACTCCATTTTTACAGAAATGGGACCAATTATTTCGACCCATGCAGGAGAAGGCGGAATCGTCATAGCATTTTTTAAAGATTAG
- a CDS encoding DMT family transporter translates to MDKPPFHPYFMLAIGVLSISTSAILVKLASDAPASMIAFYRLALAVFIMLPFVMWKHTHEFKEISSKEWVLAAFAGVFLASHFILWFESLNYTSVASSVILVSMQPLFAFLGTFLFFKERFTLGALLSMVIAVTGSVIISSGDFRINGMALFGDILALLGAVMVTAYFLIGQNLRRQLSLLFYTFIVYGVATLSLLIYNLALNYSFTGYSSDQWLIFLTLAIVPTFLGHTLFNWSLKWMSTSTISMGILLEPVGASILAFIVLGELITWYQWLGGSIVLFGLVLFIISTKKLGKPKITHLSNNP, encoded by the coding sequence TTGGATAAGCCTCCCTTTCATCCATATTTCATGTTAGCAATCGGTGTACTATCTATTTCAACTTCGGCTATATTGGTGAAACTAGCTAGTGATGCTCCAGCTTCCATGATCGCTTTCTATCGGTTGGCGCTTGCTGTATTTATTATGCTTCCCTTCGTTATGTGGAAACACACTCATGAGTTCAAAGAAATTTCTTCAAAAGAATGGGTGTTAGCTGCCTTTGCAGGTGTCTTCCTGGCTTCCCACTTTATCTTATGGTTTGAGTCCCTAAATTATACGTCAGTCGCAAGCTCCGTAATCCTCGTATCTATGCAGCCCCTCTTCGCATTTCTTGGAACATTTCTGTTTTTTAAAGAGCGTTTCACTTTAGGGGCTTTACTAAGCATGGTCATTGCTGTGACAGGCAGTGTTATTATTAGTTCGGGGGATTTCCGAATCAATGGAATGGCGCTGTTCGGAGATATTCTCGCCCTCCTTGGAGCAGTAATGGTGACGGCCTATTTCCTAATAGGGCAAAATTTACGAAGACAGCTTTCTCTGCTGTTTTATACCTTTATTGTATACGGGGTCGCTACCCTTAGTTTATTGATTTATAACCTGGCACTGAATTACTCCTTTACCGGTTATTCCAGCGATCAATGGCTGATATTTTTAACTCTGGCCATCGTTCCGACTTTTCTTGGGCATACGCTATTTAATTGGTCATTAAAATGGATGAGCACATCTACCATCTCCATGGGCATACTTTTAGAGCCTGTCGGTGCCTCCATCCTCGCTTTCATAGTGCTTGGCGAGCTAATTACCTGGTACCAATGGCTTGGGGGGTCGATCGTTCTGTTCGGGCTAGTGCTCTTTATTATTAGCACCAAAAAATTGGGAAAACCCAAAATTACACATTTGTCCAATAACCCCTAA